ATTTAAACGAAAGAGCTCTAATTAAGTTCCACTTATTGTGCGTCGTGCATCTGACGTCATGACGTCAAAGTCTTCCAGAATATTCCTGCTGCGCGGTTAAGACGCCATTACCTCGTTAAGGTGACTTCCAAAGAAAAGTAAGTATATAATActgtttttaaattgtattgtGTGGTAAAATAATGTAACCTGCTACATATTTATTAGTTCTCCTATGTTGGTGAGATTTTGTTGTTGAAGTAGTAAACTGAATCAGACCAGGTATCGTATCTTCTTTGGAAAATAGCTAGTTCTAACGGGAGAATTTTGCCGTATTCCTCTCGTTTTTGATATATCTGTTTTGTTGCGGCTGTCTATTTAATGTACTTGACACGTTTATAACGTTTTTCTTAGTAGCAGTAAAAGTTTAGTGAAACTTCTactgcgcgtgtgtgtgtgtgtgtgcgtgcgtgcgtgcacgTGCTCTCGGCATGCGCAGCCATAACTTAAATTTGGAACGTTTTTGCTACCGCGATTTTGAGGACGGCTGTACGTTAGTTACAATTTTGAACGGCAATTATTAGCACAATGTATTCTGTTCTCGGGAACGTGTACAAATGCAGCAGTGAACGGTGTTCTGTGGAAATGTACTTATATCAGCAGGTGGTCGGTGTTTATGCATATAGCTATTAAAATGGTAAGCATTAACTAACTATTTCTAAGCATTACATCTCTTGGGAGTACAGTAGTTCATACACTGTTGTGTGCTTTTGTATCTTTGCTGCTGTTACTACTGCATGCTGGCAAGATCTTGTCAGTCTGTAAACACCTGTCAAACGGGATAACCAGCCATATGCACTACTGCTTATAATGTCACAATTAAAGTGTAATGCAGTGTAGAAACTGTCACTAATTATTTCACCTAACATTATTTCACTTCTTCATGTTTTTCCACGAACTGGTGGTGATCAGCCCTTGACACACTACTTAGGTAAGTTTACAATGAGAGAGTAGTTGCAGTCAAAATGGCTTCTACATTTGCCTACCGACGACAGGAGGTGGTCAACCAAGAACCCGCCATAAAGGACTTCAAGAACAGATGGCCTGCATTGTTCTGTCCAAAAGAGGTAATGGGAAATTCAGTGACCCAAAGTATATCTTGTTTTTTggtggtggtgttttttttttttttttttacatttactttgTCATAATTTGTATAAAATTGTTCTTACTAACAGTTATACACACATTTGTCATACTTTAGGGGGCATGTTACTGTACAGTGAGATTGTGTGTAGACTAAGATAATCATTTGCACCTTTTTGGACTGCCCTTTTTTGTTTCAGATTAATGCAGAGTTCCAGAGGCTCATGGCAGTCCCTCTTGAAGAAAAATTCATGGCCCAGTTAGACCTGCACTTAAGTCAGCTCATCAGAGTCGTCCGTTCTAAAGGAGGAGCAACCCGGCAAAAGACTGCTCACATTATTGAAACTTTGGACCAGGTAAACATGCTTAGCACTAAGGGCCTGTGATTGTTTATTTCCTAACTAGATGTGTTGTCAGGTATTTACTTTATAAAACGCATACCTTTACATAAAACTAATACTAATGTTACTTTATCGGTTATCACTAGCAAATGTTAACTCCTTCTCTTATTTGACCTATGGTAAATATTGtcaatttaaaaaagaaaaacacaaatgtttcaTTGAAAAAGTTTTCCTAAATATAAATTTTGTCCCTATATGGAAAACTTATAAAGATTGTCATTTCAGACAGAGGACATTCATCTTCGGAGGGAATCAGTTCTGAAAGCACTCATCATCTTTCTGGGGGAAGATCCAGATGATCTGATCAAGGAATATCTTGTAAGTTTCAAGTAATTTGTATGTCTTCACATCTTAATAAAAGGGACACACAAATATTCTAGATTACTATCTAGAGTCTAGTCTAGTTTGTAATAGAGGTGTAAAGGATCACAAAATTCATGGTTCAGATTGCATCACAGATTTTAACTTACAGATCAAATACTTTTTTGGAACAGCCTACCCccaataaaatgttaatagaaAATTCTCTGTGGGGAGCAGCTGAggtcacacagacacagatgagAGGCTCTAATATCGGAACTGTATTTTCACATCTGCTAATCTCACTTACTAGTCTTTTCAAGAACTAATAAACTGCTCTATCATAATAACATTATATTAAATGATGTTGGATTTTTATTACACTGCTCCATCTGCCATTACTGTCATCGTCAACTGCTTTGTGCATTGTTCACATGAGCGGACAACTACTTTGCATCTTTACACAGCAGTTTTGTGTGAATATGTAGGGAATAAGTAGATCTGCTCTAAAAAAAGCAACTGTAGCAGTAAAACTGTTTGTCACAATATTGTTAAAATCCGGAAGTCATATGTAGTTCATGTGTCAAACCATCGAGGGTGATCAAAACAGATTGCACCTCAGCTGCAGTCCCTTACAGCACTAGCTTGATCCCTTTTAGgtataataaagtaaaaatgttaCCTAATGTTTAACACAGTGTTGCGCTCTGTAATGTTACTATTACATTGTGCCTGTTCAAAAATCTTGCCAAAATAAACTGTTCAGTAATTGTGGTTTATATGTATAtgataatgattttttttttcttgctgtaATCGAGCAGCCCTAATACACAGTTCATAAACTGTGCTCTTAGATTTTTGTATTGTCTTTAAGATGAAATCAGTAAGTTTTCACATTAACAATGGAATGATTAAATTATTGTTCCATAAAGCATGAATATTTACTTTGTAACCTGATGTCTCTGATCTTttgtgtactgtactgtagGACTCGACTGCAGATAATGCACAGATAGACCTGGAGCAGCTCACCATGGGAGTGTTTGTGATATGAAAGCAAGGGGAAGGACCACAGGAGCCACCTGAAAACATAGGCATCGTCATTGAGGGAGTGGAGGTCTTGAATGAACTTAATTCAGTTGCTTCTGCTTGTGCACTGCTTCTGGGTTTGATATATGAACTCAATCTGGCTTATCCAAAATGTCTCCATTTCACTTTTGAAGTGCTTCAGAAAATTATCATGGAGCTTGACAAGCACAAGATGTCCCCCAAAGTTCAAAACCTCTTTTGCAGGCTTAAAAGCTCAGAGTGATGACACTCTGCAAATGCATTGCTCCTCTGgaccaaacttttttttttttctttttttttttccaattcgAAATTTCTTTTGGGGAACTAAATGAAAACAATGTTATTAAAAGAAGagtatttaaatgtaaaatggaGTCTGTTGTTGGGCTGTTGGACGTTCTTTGTTGTTTGTTGAGCTGGCCTCAAACCacaatttaaaatacaaacaagGTTTGAAATGCACAAGGTTTTCTTAAGACatgttttattgtatttgtatgGAACTTCTTTTTTTTAGTTCAGTTTTATATTAATGTTCAAAGAGTTAAGCGTACACAGATTCTTTAGATCAGTTGTTAAAGCTCAAACTAAAGATCCACTGTGGTTTATGTGGAATGTGGAAAAACTTCAGGTAGGGAAGGACATACTTTTACAGTATATAAATGgtcattttcagttttctcCTAATCACCTTTTGTATCTAGGTTGTGGCAAACactttttgttgattttttttttttttttttcttcagtactACAGCTGTCCATTTAACAGCAATATAATTGTTTTTAAGATTTAGACATTTAAcagaccaaaagtgtttttagTTTTTCCTCTCCTGGTGAATGTTCCCTTACGCTGCACAGTATTCACTGCCTGTTGgtttaaaaatgtgttaaagGAACAAATTTGACTTACTGCCAAGTTCTGCATATGTTATTTGGACAATAGTGTGAGCTGTATGTTGTGAAACAGTTAAGCATAGCTTATTGATTTCAGAGAAGTCCTTCCTTGACACCAATCAATAGTTAGTTTTCAAATAGTACTCAATTTGTTTTAgtgaaagataaaaatgtttacAATTGTTTGCCTGTAGTGCATGATTTCAAACACTGGTATGTAAGTACAATTTCTATAATAAAGTGTATAATGTAACTTTAAAAAGTGAATTTTTgaatttaatttagttttaagaaaaaataatatCTGACATTAGGGTAACTGTAAAAATTACTTTTCCTAAAGGAAAATTACTATGTTGGAAATGAGTGATATAGTACTTTGGAGTAAAGCTAATAATTAAGTTAGATTTTTTGGAAAGTTTAAGTTGATTTGACTTAAAATCAAGTTAAAATAATGCACACTTCTAAATGAATGacacttaaaatattaaagtacgTTGAAGTTAAATCTGTTGAGTTGGTCTGACTTGTTAACTTAATTTAAACAAACTTAATTTAATCATGTGTTACCAGTTGACATAATATAATTAAGTTGATCCAACAATTCTCTTTTTACAGtgtactctgcgggagcctgagggctctatgggtatgacagtctgtttattattgtgacagacagagtaactgtcaggagagcagctcagcatccatgacttgtcattgtctCCAAGCTGACAGTCAACACTgcctcctttcctcctgattcctttataagtcactcctatccaggctccatctccactccacacagcctcccagtaacagcgaccagtcagactctctctgcacagaacttggaccaaccagtcaaatctctctggatgatcaggatatggcttcTCTGCCCcacatgtcaccttcctgttcccctctgacagagacaggaggctgtatgctgtgttggggtccagcgtcagctggcaggagtctgtaggcaagaggaagaattattattattaataccatcaggcagcctgtactttatgtttctgtacaatataaaaacagcacagcttccctTAAGGAAGCCggaactgaagtttatgaaatagctcaggaaatATCGGACGGCGCGCGACGCCGGTGGGAAATGCTGCGCGAGCTAAACTAACAGCTTAATtacgggtaaataaaattacaaagcagcgacattcatcagACATATTCATCACAAGCATATTTACCACAAGACAGCATCAGAGATTAATACTAAAAGTGAGCGTCTTTAAAATATAACCTTCCTTCGAACCGCAAGCCTCTTCACAGCAGCGCTACCCGCAGACTGAGCAGAGTCCGGCATCAGCGCCGGTTTAGAAGAGAGAAAGATAAGGAGCACGAACTGATTACATCTGGCTGCAGACTCCGCCAGGAGGGTCTCTACTGTGGGCTGGAAACTCCACTCCTGCCCGGACACGACGCTACTGAAGAGAACTCAGCAGGCTGGATTATTAAAGTTAGTTCACGATGTTGCACTGACGCCACTCCACGCTATTGTGGAAGTCATGTGATtcggcgccccctagtggtggtaCATCCTACGTTATACAGAGTGATGCGATATAATCCCAGTggagataataataataatatcctatcctatattattattgtacattattatgatttattattagtaataataatacttttctatggtataattatatataagatGTTGCGATAATGTTTAACATTATACTgacacatatgtatatatacatatattatacaAATTATTATAGTAATGCTATAATAATTATTGACAATAAAAATGATAACTCTATCCTATACTTTGGCTCTGTTTCTGAACTTTGCATAGCGTCATGTCCGGCCCAGGAGTGGAGATCATGTGATTTCTGGTCCCACAGTGGAGATCCTCCTAGCGGAGACGCCCAGTGTTCTGCAGTCAGACCATTCTCCCGGTTTGGGGGAGACTACGGGTGCCATCTAGGAAAATACTAATGAATCTCAATAAGATAAAAGTAAACTCACCACATGTGCATGaagaacaaatgcaaaggaTTTCTTTGTGAAATCAAAGACGCAGAACTGTATCAGAACATATTTTAACCCTGTTACACTCCCACACACAGACGACAAGCATCTATAAAGTATTTGTTTgtacaaaaaaaagattaatgaaTTAATAGTATTTTTGGTGATGCCTGTTCTGTCTGtgggcagcacagtggtgcagtggttagtgctgctgcctcacggcaagaaggtcctgggtttggtctcgagtcctttctgtgtggagttcacacgctctgtgtttgtgtgggattCTGcagggggctctggtttccacccacagtccaaaaacgtgCAGGCCAGgctgattggtgtgtgtgtctgtgcccagggttggttcccgcctgcgccccttgttcctgggataggctccagtgcCCCCtctgaccccagttgggattaagtggttacggtgatggatgttttgtctgttttgttctttCCCTTTGGATTCTGTCTAaactgtcacacacagagaaactcacctaaataaaaaca
The Paramormyrops kingsleyae isolate MSU_618 chromosome 4, PKINGS_0.4, whole genome shotgun sequence genome window above contains:
- the LOC140588739 gene encoding stonustoxin subunit beta-like, encoding MLMSDEELDVFDLKKFFRSDKEHWRLLPVVKNSRTALLNSCNLTEKCCEVLASALRSNSSPLRELDLSDNDLQDSGVKLLSAGLEDPSCNLEKLNVDHGGECRTRPGIQKYSCQLTLDPNTAYSLLSLSEGNRKVTCGAEKPYPDHPERFDWLVQVLCRESLTGRCYWEAVWSGDGAWIGVTYKGIRRKGGSVDCQLGDNDKSWMLSCSPDSYSVCHNNKQTVIPIEPSGSRRVHCKKRIVGST